One window of the Candidatus Jettenia sp. genome contains the following:
- a CDS encoding Hsp20/alpha crystallin family protein, which produces MASKKGEKRESEGSFDIGLGGIFKGLGDLVDKLSDLTEKGKEFQKTGEIKGLNKNLSGVYGFSIKVGGFGTDKVKVEPFGNIRKDKKGDVGVDEVREPLVDIFEEAHHIQIIAEMPGVDEKDIQVSIKDDILEISAETQQKKYYKEILLKESFTKDTMIHTYKNGVLEIKLAR; this is translated from the coding sequence ATGGCATCCAAAAAAGGCGAAAAAAGAGAATCAGAGGGCAGTTTTGACATAGGATTAGGCGGTATCTTTAAGGGTTTGGGTGATCTTGTGGACAAGCTATCAGATCTTACGGAAAAAGGGAAGGAATTTCAGAAAACGGGTGAGATCAAAGGTCTGAACAAAAATTTGAGTGGTGTATATGGCTTTTCTATAAAGGTAGGTGGTTTTGGTACTGATAAGGTAAAGGTTGAACCCTTTGGTAATATACGCAAGGACAAAAAAGGCGATGTTGGTGTAGATGAGGTGCGAGAGCCTTTAGTAGATATCTTTGAGGAGGCACATCATATTCAAATCATCGCCGAAATGCCCGGAGTAGATGAGAAGGATATTCAGGTAAGCATAAAAGATGATATATTAGAAATTTCAGCCGAAACTCAACAGAAGAAATATTATAAGGAGATTCTTCTGAAAGAAAGCTTTACCAAAGATACCATGATACATACCTATAAGAATGGGGTACTGGAAATAAAACTAGCAAGATAA